GGTCTTCGCGATGATCAATCAGGGCAAATCATAAAACAGCTGGTCGCAGATAATTTTGAGGTGAGTAGACAAACCATTTTACCCGATGAAGCAATAGCATTAAAAAAACGATTAATTGAGTGGTGTGACGTATGCGATTTGATTTTAACGACTGGCGGAACTGGGTTAGGTGTGCGTGATATCACACCAGAAGCAACCTTAAGTGTAGCAGAAAAAACGATTCCGGGTATTAGTGAAGGAATGCGCATGTCTAGTATCCAAAAGACACCACTTGCCATGCTGAGCCGTGGTGTTGCTGTACAGCGAGGGAAAACCTTGATCATCAATTTGCCGGGAAGCCCGAAAGGAGTACGTGAAAATTTGACCTATTTATTGCCGATTTTACCCCATGCCCTAGATATATTGACCGATCGAAAAACAGAGCATTAAGCGGAGGAAACAAAGATGAAAGTTGTAAAAACAGTAGATGCACAAGGGTTGATTTTGTGTCAAGATATTACCAAAATCGTTAGAGGTGAGTATAAAGGCGCAATCTTTGCCAAAGGACATCAAGTGACCTCAGAGGATATTCCTGTGCTGCTTTCACTTGGAAAAGAGCATTTGTTTTTAGCATCTGGCGAGTCCGATCTGATCCATGAGAATGAAGCCGCTAATTTTTTATATTATTTAATTACAGGAGAATTTATGCAGCCGACGCCTGTCTCAGAAGGGAAAATCGAGGTCGTGGCTGAAGTAGATGGATTATTGAAAGTAAATAAAGAGCTACTGTTTAAGCTAAATTCAATCGGGAAAATCGCTGTTGCAACATTGAAGGGCAATCAAAAAGTAGCTGCTGGCCAAAAAGTAGCCGGAACACGAATCATTCCTTTAGAAATCGAGCCGGAGAAATTAATGGAGGCAGAACGTTTAATTGGAGAAGACTCTATTGTAACATTGATTCCGTTTAAACCTGTAACTGTCGGGATTGTTACGACAGGAAGCGAAGTATTTAATGGTTTGATTGAAGACTCTTTTACGCCAGTAGTGAAAGAAAAACTATCTCATTATCCGAGTGCGACAATCACATTTCATGAAATCGTCAATGATGATCCAGTGCTGATCACAAAAACAATTGAGGAAATGCTGGAAAAAGGCGCGGATATTGTTTTTTGTACTGGTGGCATGAGCGTTGATCCAGATGACCGCACGCCGCTTGCAATCAAGCAAACAGGTGCTAAAATCATTTCCCATGGCACCCCCGTAATACCTGGATCGATGCTATTGCTTGCTTATTTAGAGGGAAAAACAATTGTCGGCTTGCCTGGCGGTGTGATGTTTTCGAAACAGACTGTTTTTGATTTGCTATTGCCGAAAATAATCGCTCAAGACAACATAACCAAAGAAGAAATTGCACATTTAGGCTATGGCGGCTATTTATAAAAACTTTGCAGGGGGAGAAACAATGAAACAAAATCGGAAAGTACGAGTTATTACATTATTGCTATTAGCATTTTTGGTTGTAACAGGCTGTACATCTAACGATAAAAAAACAACTGCTTCAACGAATTCTAGCAATCAGGCTGAGGAGCATCATTTATTGATAGCTGCTGCCGCAAGTCTTGAATCAGTTATGGAAAAGCAAATTATTCCAGCATTCCTTAAAGATAATCCAGGAACGACCATTGAAGGAAATTACGACAGTTCTGGAAAATTGCAGTCACAAATTGAAAAAGGCTTAGAAGCTGATCTGTTCTTTTCAGCTGCGACAAAGCAAATGGATACTTTAGTTTCACAAAAATTGATCGATAAAAACAGTGTCGTTCCATTACTACAAAATCAATTAGTGATGATTGTACCAAGTACATCCGATGTTGATTGGAAAGACTTTAGTGATTTGAAGAAAGCGGAAATGATCGCAGTGGGTGATCCTGCTAGTGTTCCAGCAGGTCAATACGCTGAAAAAGGCTTAGAAGCTTTAGGGGATTGGGCGTATGTCAAAGAACATGCTAGTTTTGGTACTAATGTAACAGAGGTTTTGAATTGGGTTGCTAAAGGCAGTGCTCAAGCTGGTCTGGTTTATGCTACTGATGCTGCCTCAAATGATAAAGTAAAAGTTGTGGCGGATTTACCAGAAGATACGTTGAATGAACCGATTATTTATCCTGTTGGAATCGTTGAAAAGTCAAAAGAAAAAGCAACGGCAGAGAAGTTCATCACATTTTTAGAAAGTAAAGAAGTTGCTAAATACTTTGAAGATACTGGTTTTATCATAAATAAGTAGGTGAGTATAATGGATTTAAGTCCAATCATTATTTCGTTTCAAACAGCAAGTATTGCTATAATAGCTACTTTCCTTAGTGGAACGTTGATTGCTTATCAGGTTTTTCGTATGAAAAATCATGGATTAAAAATCTTGCTCAACAGTTTATTTACCTTACCGCTGGTGCTGCCGCCAACGGTTTTTGGTTTCTTTTTACTGGATATTTTTGGTGTTCAGCAGCCAGTTGGTCGATTTCTATTAGATTTTTTTGCGGTAAAGGTCGTTTTCTCATGGACTGCTACAGTGATTGCTGCCGTTGCGGTGTCGTTTCCTTTGATGTATCGCTCAGCGATTGCGGCTTTTGAACAAGTTGATTCGGAAATAATCGCCGCTGCCCAAACCTTAGGCTTTTCGGAAAGAAAAATGTTTTTGAAAATTGCCTTGCCTCTGTCGATCAATGGGCTTTTAGCAGGTGGTGTGCTAGCTTTTGCTCGAGGATTAGGAGAATTTGGGGCGACAACGATGTTGGCAGGCAACATTGCAGGAAAAACAAGAACACTTCCTTTAGCTATTTATTCAGCTGTTGCAGCAGGAGACTGGGCTTTAGCGCAAAAGTACGTTGCCATCATCGTGATCATTTGTTTGCTGATGTTATTTCTAACGGAGTTGTTTAGCCGGAAATCAAGGAGGACGCACGCGTGAAACTGTTTGTTGATATTCAAAAAAAGCTACGAGATCATCTGCTGACAGCTAGCTTTGAGATAGACGCAACAACTCTAGGTATTTTAGGGGCATCGGGGTGTGGGAAAAGTATGCTGCTTAAATGTATTGCTGGTATCGAAACACCAGATTCAGGAAGGATTCAATTAGGTGATCGCGTGTTGTTTGATCAGGAAAAAGGGATCGATTTACCACCGCAACAACGTAAAGTTGGTTTATTGTTTCAGCAATATGCCTTGTTTCCTCATTTAACAGTATATAAAAACTTAAGTAGTGTGACGAAAGATTCACAATTGGTTGTAGAGCTGTTGCGGATGTTTCATTTAGAAAATGTAAAAAGTAGTTACCCTAGACAGCTTTCAGGTGGACAAAAGCAACGGACAGCTTTAGCGCGTATGTTGGCCTCAGAACCTGAATTGTTATTATTGGATGAACCATTTTCTGCTTTAGATACCTCGTTAAAAGAAGAGCTTCAACTTGAATTACAAAAACGTTTGAAGAATTTTAAAGGCAATGTGTTGATTGTTAGTCATAGTTTAGATGAACTGTATCGTCTTTGTCCAATGCTTGGAATCATGACTGAATCAGGTTTGATCAAAGGAGCAACGACTGAGTTGTTTAAACAACCTCAAACGCTAGAAGCGGCTCGATTAACAGGCTGTAAAAATATTTTTCCAATTGAACGGCTTGATTCCCATACAGTTCAAGTGAGTGGATGGCAAATACCATTGACAGTTGCTGAAAAAGTACCGAAAGATTGCTGTTATATTGGCATTCGAGCACACGATTTGCTGTTTGATGAGCTTGAAGTCAATCAACTGCATGTGCAATATGTCAGTAGTCAACAAACACCGTTTGAACAAAACGCTTGGTTTATTTGCAAGGAAATCGATCTTTGGTGGAAAGGGAGTAAACAGGTTGAAGCCAATAAGGTTACAAGGTTCAGTCTTGCTCCAGAGGCAATCATGGTTTTAAAATGAGGGACTGATTTGTTAGTTAAAGATTCACTTGATCTGCACCCAAATGGTTGTCGTTACAGCCGACAACATGGGTGCCTATTTTTATTTGCGTAAAGACAGCCTTCTAACTTTATTCACATATTTTTCATTGAAAGGACAAGTCTACGTCTGTTGCTTAATGATAAAATAGTAGATGAAAGATTGTGGAAATACAGAGCAATCAAGAAAAATAGGAGAAAAATAAACATGGGGAAGATTTTAGAAATCAAAGGAGTAACCAAATATTTTGGTGAACAACAAGTGTTAGATGAACTTGATTTTTCGTTGGATGAACCCAAGATCATTGCCTTAGTGGCACCAAATGGGACGGGGAAAACAACGTTATTAAATAGTATTGCAAATATCGATCAGATCGATTCAGGGACGATTAGAATATTCGAACAGCCAAATACAGATTATCGTTTATTTTATAAAATGTCTTATTTACAGGATTCTTCTATTTTATATGGGAATTTGACGGGTTGGGATCATTTAGAATTTGTCCGTAAAGAACAAGGCCAATCAAAAGAGGAGCTTCAACGATTGGTCGTAGAGCTGGGAATTGAAGAGTACCTGAAAAAGAAAGTCAAACACTATTCTTTAGGAATGAAGCAGCACTTATTGTTAACGGTATCGTTGATCAACCAGCCTGAATTATTATTGATGGATGAACCGTTAAATGGCTTAGATCCAAATAGTATTATCAAGGTACGCAATATTATTCGAGCGCTGGCTAATAAAGGTGTCTCAATAATTATTTCTTCTCACAATCTTGAGGAAATTGAAAAAGTAACGGAGCATGTGCTCTTTCTGTATGAAGGAAAGTTAATCGAAAAAGCAGATGTTATGATCGATGCAATAGAATATACGCTGGTTTTAAAAGATCTCGAAAAGGCCCTCTCTTTTCTATCGCGCATCGACGTTCCATGCACCAAACTCTCTGAATATAAATTAGTCGGAACCTTTTCAAAACAGCAATTTGCTGTTTTTCACTCTTTTTGCGAAGAACAGGAGATAGAATTATTTGATTGTCAGGTGACAAATGGTCAGTTAGAATCAGTCTATTTTAATTTATATGGGCAAAATCAGCGGGGCTCATTATGATCTTTGAATGGAAAAAGTGGATCAAAAATCCTAAAAATATGATCTTAATCGGTTTTGCTCTGCTGTCGGTTTTTGTTTCATTAACGAATCTTTATTATAAAAATCTAGGAGCAGATCAAGCTGTTTTTGACCACTTAAAAGCAATCAATGATGAAATCGATCCACCACAAGGGTATACTGGACCAAAGGGAAATTATAAATTATTGTTGCTTTTAGATGAAAACGAGGAACTGTCTTCTAACAAAGCGCAAGAACTTCAAACAAACCTTGTCGATATTATTTATCTCTTAGAAGATGAACATACCGCTCAGTTGGAGAAAAAGTGGCTTGAAAAAACCAAAATTCAAACAGAGCGTCTAACTCTACAACAGAAATATTTAGATCTTGGTGGTGAACCGTGGCGTAATGAATCTAATATTGCCGAGCAGTTGGCACACAATCAGTGGCTTCTTGATCGAAAAATACCCATGACTAATTTAGACATTGGGCAACAAGGGTTTTATTTTGTCTATTATTTGCTAGATCATTGGATGAATTTTTTGATTGTGATCATGATTGGTTTATTCTTTTTTGACTTTTTAACAAGTGAATATGAACGGAAAAATTATTTGTTTATGGCGGTGCAGCCAATCACTAACAAGCGATTTTTCCAGCGTAAATATGTACTAGCGGTCAGTGTTTTTATTGGTGGTTTGACAATGTTACTCGTACTAGGGTTTATCGTAGCAAGTGTTGTGCATGGAACAGGTTCCTTGATGTATCCAATCACAATCTATCAAGGAACGACCTTTAAATTG
The Enterococcus silesiacus DNA segment above includes these coding regions:
- a CDS encoding molybdenum cofactor biosynthesis protein, which codes for MYKVGIITLSDKGYQGLRDDQSGQIIKQLVADNFEVSRQTILPDEAIALKKRLIEWCDVCDLILTTGGTGLGVRDITPEATLSVAEKTIPGISEGMRMSSIQKTPLAMLSRGVAVQRGKTLIINLPGSPKGVRENLTYLLPILPHALDILTDRKTEH
- a CDS encoding molybdenum cofactor biosynthesis protein MoaB — protein: MKVVKTVDAQGLILCQDITKIVRGEYKGAIFAKGHQVTSEDIPVLLSLGKEHLFLASGESDLIHENEAANFLYYLITGEFMQPTPVSEGKIEVVAEVDGLLKVNKELLFKLNSIGKIAVATLKGNQKVAAGQKVAGTRIIPLEIEPEKLMEAERLIGEDSIVTLIPFKPVTVGIVTTGSEVFNGLIEDSFTPVVKEKLSHYPSATITFHEIVNDDPVLITKTIEEMLEKGADIVFCTGGMSVDPDDRTPLAIKQTGAKIISHGTPVIPGSMLLLAYLEGKTIVGLPGGVMFSKQTVFDLLLPKIIAQDNITKEEIAHLGYGGYL
- a CDS encoding molybdenum ABC transporter substrate-binding protein, translated to MKQNRKVRVITLLLLAFLVVTGCTSNDKKTTASTNSSNQAEEHHLLIAAAASLESVMEKQIIPAFLKDNPGTTIEGNYDSSGKLQSQIEKGLEADLFFSAATKQMDTLVSQKLIDKNSVVPLLQNQLVMIVPSTSDVDWKDFSDLKKAEMIAVGDPASVPAGQYAEKGLEALGDWAYVKEHASFGTNVTEVLNWVAKGSAQAGLVYATDAASNDKVKVVADLPEDTLNEPIIYPVGIVEKSKEKATAEKFITFLESKEVAKYFEDTGFIINK
- a CDS encoding molybdenum ABC transporter permease → MDLSPIIISFQTASIAIIATFLSGTLIAYQVFRMKNHGLKILLNSLFTLPLVLPPTVFGFFLLDIFGVQQPVGRFLLDFFAVKVVFSWTATVIAAVAVSFPLMYRSAIAAFEQVDSEIIAAAQTLGFSERKMFLKIALPLSINGLLAGGVLAFARGLGEFGATTMLAGNIAGKTRTLPLAIYSAVAAGDWALAQKYVAIIVIICLLMLFLTELFSRKSRRTHA
- a CDS encoding molybdenum ABC transporter ATP-binding protein; the encoded protein is MKLFVDIQKKLRDHLLTASFEIDATTLGILGASGCGKSMLLKCIAGIETPDSGRIQLGDRVLFDQEKGIDLPPQQRKVGLLFQQYALFPHLTVYKNLSSVTKDSQLVVELLRMFHLENVKSSYPRQLSGGQKQRTALARMLASEPELLLLDEPFSALDTSLKEELQLELQKRLKNFKGNVLIVSHSLDELYRLCPMLGIMTESGLIKGATTELFKQPQTLEAARLTGCKNIFPIERLDSHTVQVSGWQIPLTVAEKVPKDCCYIGIRAHDLLFDELEVNQLHVQYVSSQQTPFEQNAWFICKEIDLWWKGSKQVEANKVTRFSLAPEAIMVLK